The following nucleotide sequence is from Pseudonocardia sp. C8.
CCCGCTCGGCGGGGCGGTCCGGGGCCACGCGGCCGACCACCGGCTGGATCATCACCCGGGTCAGGAACTCGCGCAGCATCCGGGCCGCCACCTCGTGCGCGGTGACGCTGCGCAGCATGGCCGCCATCGCGCCGCCCGAGGCGGCGCCGTCCCACACCATGAGGAAGCGGGTGACGATCCGCTCGGCGATCCGGTCCGGGTCCCCGCTCAGCACGGCGGCCCGGACGGCCGTGGGGTCGACGGGGATCTCGAGGGTGGCGACGAACAGCTTCTCCTTACCGCCGAACCAGTGGTTCACCATCGCCGGGTCGACCCCGGCGCGCTCGGCGATCCGGCGCACGGTTGCGCCGTCGTAGCCGCGCTCGGCGAACTCCGCGCGGGCGGCGTCGAGCAGGCCGGCGCGGGTGTCGGAGCCGCCCGACCGGCGCCCCCGACGCCGGCGGGGAGCCTCGGGTCCGACCGGTTGCGCGCTCATGTGTCGGCCGGGGCGCGCACGCCGTCGGTGTTCATGCGCCGGCCCTGGCGAGCAAGCCGTCGGTGTTCATGCGCCGGCCCTGGCGAGCAAGCCGTCGGTACTCATGGGTCC
It contains:
- a CDS encoding TetR family transcriptional regulator encodes the protein MSAQPVGPEAPRRRRGRRSGGSDTRAGLLDAARAEFAERGYDGATVRRIAERAGVDPAMVNHWFGGKEKLFVATLEIPVDPTAVRAAVLSGDPDRIAERIVTRFLMVWDGAASGGAMAAMLRSVTAHEVAARMLREFLTRVMIQPVVGRVAPDRPAERGALVASQLIGLAMMRYVVRMEPLASAPREEVVATVAPTLQRYLTGNLGSTNPDS